tatgCAAGGATAGCCTTATTGATATtacaaattatatgtataataaagagtCCGTCGCGATAACACGGAATTGAAAATGTAAAACCGCATTAAGCGGTGTGTTTATTAACCCTACAGTCAGATTACAGATTTGTAGATTACTCGTACttaatttttcatgtttcaataTTGAAATAACTATAAATGTCCCTTCCAGCTGGCCCACATCCCGGTACAGAAGCAGACCAACGTGCGAGTGATGACAGAAGTGCCGCCTCTGCCCATCGAGCGCATGTTCGTGTCGGTGGCGCCGCAGGGCAAGGCCGCCTGCTCCTTCTGCCAGTACTTCCTGCACTATCTGCAGGTCGAGATCAGCGATACGCAGACtgaggtaaataaaacaaacaacaatgaataattaaaacttaaattacaCTAATATAAGGCTCGTGCTCAAAGGCACGACACAACAGCGCTGACCGCAAAATTTGTTCTGAAAAGTGAAATTCTAAAGGCCTATCAAATCAATATAAGCAGACGTTACTTATACCGTAGAAGTTTTATATAGAAGCACCCTGctcttttttattcttcttgTAAAGCTCCTATACCTTTCGCGCCTTTATATTTGTTAGGTTTctaaaatatgaagaaatagTAAATCACCTTCTCAACCTATTACCAAAACCAAAGAATTGTTTTTCGAATAATTTAACGAAAAACTGCAAATCCAGTAATTTAATACGAAACTAACTATTGGCTATAAAACCTGAGAACAGGGTACagctagtaataatataaaaggaggaacatgtatttaatacattgtcatcggcaggtgccatagttcccgtagtttgcccattcctagtccattagcatcccatcacaatagcccaagtagttttcatccatagttagcaatagtttagcacaaaACCGGGGATACATTTCCTTCCTTCCTTGGTCCATGggtacagggataatcgtcggttttgtgtcaccatttcattaaagttgtctcaaaagggcttcagcgtgttggcttcggccccacgttcgtctcccaaaaatccgggactctgtagtctcGAGGTCTGGAAGAAACATACATAGCAATAAAAggagcaataataataataaaaaaattacacatgcattatgttttattttcgcaGGACGAAATCTTCCAAGCAGTAGACAAGGCTTGCGACCGCCTGCCGCAGTCGGTGAACGCCGAGTGCAAACAGTTCGTCACGCAATACGGGCCCGCTGTCGTCGCACTGCTGGTGCAGAGAATCGACCCTGCTACCGTAAGTATACAGgaacagaaaataaattgttttaaacagAAGAACTCTCGTATCATCTCATTATGTCAACTTATTCTCGTCTTACAAAAACTTACAACTTGACGCAATATGTTCACATCTCAAAATGGTAGTTTCTTAGAACGAGCAATTTCCTTAATATACATTtctcaaaattttatttctaattatgGCAATCGTATATTTCGAGCAGTTTTATTATGACATGATCAGAAAAATCGACGTTCTATTAAACTATCATTCAATAAAAGTACAAACttacatgtttgtttgttacattcACTAAAAGATAATTATGAGTCTAATTGTACATAGAACTTTTATAATCGTTGATATTCcgcatttatttgtaaacatactttttaagtaaattaattaacatcttAAACATAAACTTATAATATGTTATATTTTCCCCAGGTTTGCCCAGCTCTAGGCGTCTGCCCTTCAACGGGTGAAGTCCGTCGCGTGGACATCAACTCGGAGAAGTCCAACTGTCCGCTGTGCCTGTTCGCTGTCGAACAACTCGAGACCATGCTCAAGAACAACCATACTGAGGTATGTTATCCTTATATTATAGTTAGGTAAATtatgataagattttttttagagTCATTTATACCTcgcatatttacaaaaattatctCACAAAAACGGGCAAGCCATACTAATGGCTGTAAACATATGTACTTACATGCACGTTGTCTGTGTGTGACTCGGTCAATACTGAGGGCTCCGGAGCTCGAAACAACATGTGCATGTAGGTAAATTGTGTACACAACAAGTGTAGTTTACCCGCTTAGGagagataaaacatctataatgcttaaaacttacttaaaacttaataagggttatgtaaatatgtgatGCTCACTTGTTTATCAAGCGATCGCAAGGGCCGCTTTTGATTCATGTGCCACATTGGCAGTTATATAAAtcactaaaaaatatatcagttatTAAATAACCTTTTTCTTTAAAACCACAGGAAAGCATCCGCCAAGCTCTCGACAACCTCTGCACCCACCTTTCAACGAAACTCCGAACTGAATGCGTAGACTTTGTCGACACCTACTCCCCGCAGCTGGTCGAAATGTTAGTCGCCAACATGAACGCTCAGGAAATATGCGTGTTCTTGAAACTTTGTAAGGATGAGGTCAAGGACCCGTTGAAGGTCACCACACACAGTGCCATTGACAAGTACCATGAGAAACCACATCTGAGGGGAGATAGGAACAACTTCAGAGGCAAGTCTCTACTGCCCACTGAAATGTTGGTGACGAACAAGGACCATGATATTGGtaagttttttatgttttatgttggCCGGTTTGTAAAGGTTTCTAGACATACAGTTACATAGTACATAATATAGCAATTTTAGGTAGACCATTGATTCTACAATAcgaaataattatatgtatatcaatGGTATCATGCAGTCATCCAGTACAacagagtttatttttaaatggattAATCTTGATCGCTTCATACtcgaaaaatatcaataaaattggaCGAATTTCGAatattattgattaattttaatagtagCACTTAATTTGACGTTTTTGACCCTCACATTCACctgtttttttaagtatatattctacaatatgtatgttatgtttaGAAACGAACGAGATCTACGACAACACAGTGAACGGCCGCCCGGTCCGCCCGACCGTGTCGCAGAAGACTGTCTGCGTCGTGTGCGAGTTCGTGCTCAAGGAGATCGATGACGAGATCAAGGATAAACATAACgaggtatgtacatatttataatacatataaaaaactatcctagtaaaacaaaaaactaaaactaacgaGGTATGTTGTGTATATAACTAATTTACAGAAAAACAGTACACTTATGTGTCACCATTACTTTCAATACTGTTGTCATAAAAGGCTTCTGAGTGGCTTTGGCTATGCTTTTGCCATCCGAAAGTCCGAAGCTCTGTAGTCTCGTGTGGATGACAAGGCACACTTATATTTCTctcttacttactttttaacagattttttaCAAGATCATATGCAATGCAATGCCAGTTTTGGAATCATCGGCCAATTCCATATAATCTTTTAATTATGATTTCCTAACCACACCTCAAGAGAATTTCAGCAATTTCCTTTTTTGTgccgaaataaatataaatcggtttagggctgatttttcaatcgccagataacttttatccgTAGAATATATTccacgttttgacagcttttgtatggaaaatatgtcaaaccgccatatttattcctcagatagaagttaactgatgattgaaaaatctgcCCTTAGTGGTTTTAACTAAGTTTCCCATTAACTATATTAGCaagaattcaaataaataagccAAAATAACCGCtaaaattgttagtaaaaacttattttctcCATACAGGACGAAGTAAAGAAAGTGATTCACAACGTGTGCAAGCGCATGCCTAAATCAGTCCGCGCCGACTGCGATCAGTTCGTGGAGAAATACGCAGACCTGGTGATCAGCTTGCTGGCGCAGGAACTGAACCCGGAACAAGTGTGCGAGGAACTCAAGCTGTGTGACGGCATCAGTGTTGCTTATGTTAAAGGTAACTTATACACTTCGCTAAGTACTCCTGtttgacatttttatgtaaaagaaaacataatcATCCGAACTGATATCTTCCATTTTTTCCGAAGGTGGTTCATAGTtttcaaaaagtaataaacaatgAATTGAATGTGCTGGTCTTCGACTCCACCTAAGAATAACGAGACCTCTATAATATATGGTCGATAATGAAAGAATATCTATCTGCTATATAACCCTTTGGTAGTTCAATTTATGTTTAGAACCTCACATACAATTCTGACATTATTTGAACCTTTAGATACTTTACTGACTTGGAACCTTACCAAACCTTTTTTCCTGTTTGGATATtactataaaacaatatatgtaTTGTACAGAGGAGATCCTAGACTGCGCGGTATGCGAGGCAGTAACAATGGCTGTACGTAAAGTGCTCAGCAACGACAAGGTGGATCGCGACATCGTCCAGATTGTGGAGAAGTCCTGTGGTCTGCTGCCCGCCAAATATAACTCCCGAGTGAGTACCACatttgttacttatttatttattagcaaagggaacaccaacagcttctgtgaactaattaacaaaaataggagGTTGTAAagagataatttattatttaacattataaactagctttcgcccgcaaATTTACTTCTCGTGTACGGTAAATAGTAATCTATAACCTGCCTCCATAAATGGGATATCAAACACTGAGAACTTTTAGTCTGCGGGAATAGATCCTGCATAGCTTAGAAAGAAGTTTCATTGAACTCTTTTCTTCAAGTTCTAATaagtaatagaaataaaagtgCAAAAACAAAGGTGGTCCCAATATACACAAAATTTAATACATGTAGAATAGAATCGCACAATCATTTTGCCGATTACCCAAATCATATGCAATGTTACAAAAGGATTTAATCCTAATATCAGCAAATGCACGCTATAAAACTTGAAGATAATACGGTGATGACAACATATGGTGCAACCGCTCGTGTGCACCATATAACTACTTTGCTCGCGGTTTTTCCCGCGTCCCGAGGAAACTTCTTCCATCATTCGAATaaaaagtatagcctatgtctATCTCGAGAACACCAACTGTCTCTCAATGTGCTGAATCGCACCCGCACCGATTTAGGTTTCAAGCGTAGGTACTTGACAATCAGTTACTTTCACATATTCTTAGTAGGTAATacggatatttttttacaaagtgAAAGGACATTGCTCTGCGTCCATACATAGTTGGCCCTGGAGCCAAGAGCATCggataattatgtattgtattctcTATCATTAGTAGATTCCTAGAAGATCTTGTATTTATAGCGGACTAGCtgcaaaaaagatatatttcaaaaaaagtatcacattttgaggttataatctAACCATAACAACGAATATAAtgctacgttcacacgcgcACCGCGCAGCCCGGCGGGCTGCCTGGCGGGCTGCGCGGCGTGCAGCCCGTCGCGGGCTGGCGGACATTGAAGctgttcacacgcgcgccgtcgtgtcagtgcaagaatggcgagaagcgaggatctcggtgttgttgctgtcatagcctttggcttaacttatttttattggaaaaagaagCAAAATGATGAACGACGTTGATCATTCCGCCATGTTGTAATCTCCGATCGAAGCGACTTTCTTAGAACGTTGAATGAAGATCCAACAGTTGAGAAAAGCGCAGGAGAGACTGACTGCCCGCGCGCGTGTAAACAGTCGCCGGGCGCCCGCACATTCATCCTTtgaactttgccaaaaaaccgacactcgCCCGATTCGCGGCATTCACGGGCACGGGCGCGTTCACGGGCTCGGGCGTACCGTTTACACGCTCGTGAACGTGACTGTGCccgttgaatgtcgatttgaacgcgcgcgtgtgaacgtaccattaaatgtaggtacctacctacctacgatTTTTCATAGCTTTGAGTGATTTTTAAGCAActgaaaagtaggtaatatcttaatacctacctagataattAGGTACCGATGCAgttgtttttaaacggttttctAAAAAGTGgatgaagtacaaaaataaaatgacatataacattaataacatcAATGACGGACGACGTGACGTTCACAGCAAAACTAGGGATGTAGTACAACACCACACCAATAATCGATTTTTTCGATTAAGATTTACTGTggtcttaaattatttcaaactgtcTATTACATCATTATAATGGTTTATTTTACgccgaaaaataaatgttatttttgtattaattgtcgtaaaaaatgaataagatgttttaatgattgtatagaaataaaaagttttgattactatataatattattcttactacctatttaaattggAGTATGACTGCATTCATAAAGTATTCTTATTAGGTTTAAAAGAAagcactagaaaaaaaaacacaatctaTCGATTAATAATTCAGTCAATAGATTATAATTGATTGGACATCCCTATTGGACTTCTGACATGATATGACATTAGGCGAAGATGGCGATCTAATTTTATTAGTCGcgttaaattctattaaaagtttattttggaatacAGCTAGTCCGTGATACAGGAGTATTTgcaacttacataataaaataggcgATTAATTATCGTATATTCTGATACTCTTTACTGCACAGGGCCAATTTGGACATTGTCCTTTAAATATCAAGTTCGCCCTTTTTTCACCTTTCTAGTCTGATATGCATAATGACTGACctacataaaaatgaattatgTAATGTGCATTGATATCATGTGACCTAAATATTTCCCCCTTTAGAAAAATCTATGAATGTGTAACCCCAATCGAatgataataacaattatattaaaaggGGTAGATAACgaaaaaaattcaaactttgtagatatttttgtagaataaaTTACCTAACTGGTTTTAGTGGAACGCATATTTTTGAAGAGAATatgacattatttaaaaaaagtctaTTTTATATCAGTTTTTCGACCAGATTTTTGAGCTTAACTGCTTAAATACATTGCAATACATTAAACCCGATTATAAAACGATAAAGTATTAAAATCTGAGCTAACTACTCAGTTATCCATACAAACAGGCACTCCCTTTTTAACGAAACACATGTTTGCGCATTTAGAGATGTACTTGCATATCGATATCTTTATTATCGACAATGTAAAGGATTTTATATCTTTACGTAATTCGACGgttgttttgttaatattacTTTGTAATTGTGACTTTAATACCGATTATCgggaattattttattgttttatagaaCAGGTTATTTGGCTTGCGATAAGTGGATCAATATTTATGATTGTCACCAATGAATTTTGATGTCGACGTTGATATGCCATCAATCGGAAACCATTATCGTATCTACATATGACACCGTaaaaatttgtttgtatttttgcatGTTATGATGACTCGTCAAGAACAAGTAGCgtagaggttttttttttaatgtttataaaatacttacccTTTAAATAAACACATCATGCGAGTTATCTTAGTAATACATTTGTCCTATTGCTGGGTAAAGCAGAGTGACACaccgaaaataaattaatatgattaaAACAAAACGTATCCTACGGGTCGACTGCACCATGCAACTATGACGATAATCAaaccatttttatatatatacttttatattaatatttaaaaatgttattatatgcGTGTATATGTTGAACAAATGGATATCGTACAATCAAACTAGTTAGCAATTTGGCTCGTTATGGTTTAGTAATCGTTTAGTTGTAAGTCCTAAAATACATCAGACcctaatatatgtatttattccgCAGTGCCACACAATGATGGAGATATACGGAGACAGCATCATCCACCTGATCGAGGAGTTCGGCACGAAGGGCGTCTGTCAGAAGATCGGCATGTGTTCGCCCTCCGACGCCGCCTACGTTCACATGTACCGCGAGAAGAGGAACTAATTTCTGTAag
This genomic window from Helicoverpa armigera isolate CAAS_96S chromosome 13, ASM3070526v1, whole genome shotgun sequence contains:
- the LOC110378175 gene encoding prosaposin isoform X2, which translates into the protein MLSNVVFPSPQLLGSAQCTWGPSYWCSNFSTGRQCKATHHCVSKVWPHLNVPEDTDSICKICTDMVQQARDQLQSNETQEELKEVFEGSCKLIPINIVAKECMRLADDFVPELVETLASQMNPQQVCSVAGLCNNAKIDRMLEDFNAQLNLRLECNNCQRTVTVLRKKFDATSYEDFLIGLLQMCRKMDSLSDSCSMLVFKYYENIVAALQKDLTPQSMCHVSGQCAYKFHQHDEFTFPKDFTDFRPTDDVPCELCEQLVKHLRDVMVANTTELEFYKVLKGLCKQSGKFKDECLHLAEEYYPMIYKYLVDDLQANTLCAMIGVCGNKTDAPIAPLVAGELAVKAIPAKLIGDNKRDATTDTLAHIPVQKQTNVRVMTEVPPLPIERMFVSVAPQGKAACSFCQYFLHYLQVEISDTQTEDEIFQAVDKACDRLPQSVNAECKQFVTQYGPAVVALLVQRIDPATVCPALGVCPSTGEVRRVDINSEKSNCPLCLFAVEQLETMLKNNHTEESIRQALDNLCTHLSTKLRTECVDFVDTYSPQLVEMLVANMNAQEICVFLKLCKDEVKDPLKVTTHSAIDKYHEKPHLRGDRNNFRGKSLLPTEMLVTNKDHDIETNEIYDNTVNGRPVRPTVSQKTVCVVCEFVLKEIDDEIKDKHNEDEVKKVIHNVCKRMPKSVRADCDQFVEKYADLVISLLAQELNPEQVCEELKLCDGISVAYVKEEILDCAVCEAVTMAVRKVLSNDKVDRDIVQIVEKSCGLLPAKYNSRCHTMMEIYGDSIIHLIEEFGTKGVCQKIGMCSPSDAAYVHMYREKRN